TCTGGCGCGGCCGGATGCGGAGCGGATGCTGGTGGTCGGCACCGGCCCGCTCGCCCTGGAACTGGTGGAGGCTTACACCGCGGTGCGGCCGATCCGCCATGTGCTGGTCTGGGGACGGGATCCGCAGAAAGCGCGCAAGCTCGCCGCCCGCTTCCACCGACCGAAATTCCGCATCGAGGCGACCGCCGACCTGGAAGGAGCCGTGCGCGGCGCCGACATCGTCGCCTGCGCCACCACGGCGCGCGAGCCGCTGATCCGCGGCGACTGGCTGCAGCCCGGCCAGCATCTGGACCTGCTGGGCGGCGTGACGCCGGACATGCGCGAGGCCGACGACGACTGCATCCGCCGCGCCCGCGTCTTCGTCGACAGCCGTGACCGCACGCCGGCCGCGGCCGGCGACATCGCCCAGCCGGTGTCTTCCGGCACGCTGAACCCCGACGATATCGCCGGCGACCTGTTCGAACTGAGCTGCGGCGAACGGGCCGGCCGGCGCTTCTACGACCAGATCACCCTGTTCAAGTCGGTCGGCACCGCCCTGGCCGACCTGTGCGCCGCCCGTCTGGCGACCGAGATGGTGCTGCACAACGACTCGATCCGCTGAGCTGGGACCTGATCCGCCGAACCAGCCCGATCAGACCCACCCCGAACGGTTTCATACTAGGTGGGCTCACACACGGCATAAGGGAGTATGCCGCGTTTCTTCCCGACATTTTACTTGCGTCCCTGCGATTTTCTCCAGAGGATCATCGCTGCCTCCGCGCCGGCTGCCGGTATTCCGAACGGCTCGATGTTTGCGCTAACTGCGCAAACGACGCGCTGGACCGGATCATATGCAAACGGCTTGTCAGGGACGATTGATCGTGACCGTCACCTCCCCCATGGACGCCGGCCCACGCATGCGGGTACCGACCAACCAGCTTCTGCTCGGTGCCGGATACATGCTGCTGTCGGCGCTGCTGTTCGGGATCGGCAATACGGCCGTGCATTGGGCCGCGACGGTGATGAACCCGCTGGAGGTCGTGTTCTTCCGCAACCTGTTCAGCCTGCTGTGGATGCTGCCCTGGGCGCTGACGGCCGGAGCGCCCGCCTGCCGGACGGTTCTGGCGGAACGGCGGTTGGGACCCTACGTGACGCGGGCAGTAACCACGCTCTGCGCCATGACCGCATGGTTCTACGCGATCTCCCGGATTCCGCTGCCCACCGCGACGGCGGTCAGCTTCGCCATCCCCCTGTTCGTCGCGGCCGGAGCTGCGCTGGTCCTGCGCGAGCGGGTGCGGCCACGGCGCTGGGCCGCGGTCTGCGTCGGCTTTGCCGGAGTGATGATCGTGCTGAGGCCGGGTGCGGCGCCGGTCGATCTGGCCTTTCTGGCGCTGTTCGTCCATTGCGTCGCCGCCGCCGCCACCGTCTTGCAGATGCGGCTGCTCAGCCGCAGGGACAGCGCGTCGGTAATCGTCACCTTCCTGGGCCTGCTGGTCACCCCGATGGCCCTGGTGCCGGCGCTGTTCGTCTGGACATGGCCGAGTTGGAGCGTGCTGGGCGGGCTGGTGCTGCTCGGCGGCCTGCTGACGCTGGGACAGTTGGCAATGACCAAGGCACTGTCGCTGGCCGAATCCTCGGCGATGATGCCCTACGATTATGCCCGGCTGCCCTTCACCGCCATCGTCGCCTGGATCACCTTCGGCCAGACGATGGATGCGTGGGGGTGGGTTGGCGCGCTGGTGATTGCCGGCTCCGCCCTCTACACCATGCACCGCGACGCGGCCGACGGACGCAAGACGGCGCTGGAGCGGGCGCAGCGCGCCTAGCCCGTCATTCCCGCGTCGCCGTCCCCGCGTCGTCGGCACCGGTTTCGGCGCGCAGGACCTCCTTCGCCCGCCCCCAATGGGCCGGGGTCAGATTGGCGCGCACCGTCTGAACGGCCGCAGCGAGCACCGCGGCGTCATCGGTGAAGCCGGCAATCAGCAGCCAGTCGGGCACCGCATCCACCGGCAGCACGAAATAGGCCAGCGCCCCCAGCAGGATCGCCTTCGCCCGGTAGGGCGTCGCCGGATCGGTCGCGCAGAAATAGGCGGCCAGCAGGTCTTCCAGGAAAGGAATGCGGTGCAGGTTGGCGCGCAGCTTCTGCCAGAAACGGTGGCGGACCAGCCGTTCGTCGCGCTCGACCCGATCGGGATCGGGAACCGTCAGTGCGGTGCCGGTGCCAAGGGACGGAGAGACGGACGATGCTGTCATGGATGCTGAAACCCTTTCGGAAACGGCAGACGGCGCCATCGTCGGCATGATGCCTTCCACCATACGGTGTGGTATGGTTGGTCGACCATCTGGTAACCGAGCCATCTGGTAAACAACAAGTGCGATCGCATCCTGTTGGACACAAGACCGGCGCCATGCGCGGACCGGTCGCAATTAAGGAGGAGATGCCATGAACATCCAGGGTCTGTCCGCCATCGTCACCGGCGGCGCCTCGGGCATGGGGGCGGCGACGGCGCGTCATCTGGCCGGTCTCGGCGCCAAGGTGACCGTGCTGGACGTCAACGAGGACGCGGTTCTGAAGACCGCGCACGAGATCGGCGGGCTGGGTCTGGTCTGCGACGTCACCGACGGCGCCTCCGCCGAGCGGGCGATCGATCAGGCGCGCTCCGCCCATGGCCCGGCCCGCATCGCGGTGAATTGCGCCGGCATCGCCCCGGCCCAGCGAATCGTCGGCCGCGACGGTCCGATGCCGCTGGAGAATTTCCGCTCGGTGATCGAGGTCAACCTGATCGGCAGCTTCAACATCCTGCGGCTGGCCGCGGCCGACATGGCGAAGCTGGACCCGCTGGACAGCGGCGAGCGCGGCGTGATCGTCAACACCGCCTCCGTCGCCGCCTATGAGGGGCAGATCGGGCAGGCCGCCTATGCCGCGTCGAAGGGAGGCATCGTCGCCCTGACCATCTGCGCCGCCCGCGACCTCGCCCGCCACGGCATCCGCGTGATGACGGTGGCCCCCGGCCTGATCGGCACGCCGATGCTGCTGAACATGCCGCAGGAGGTGCAGGACAGCCTCGCCGCGACGGTCCCCTTCCCCAAGCGCTTCGGCAAGCCGGAGGAGTACGCCCGCCTCGTCCAGCACATCCTGGAGAACGAGATGCTGAACGGCGACGTCATCCGCCTGGACGGCGCCATTCGCATGGCGCCTCAATGACTTAGCGACGGTTCGCGGCGGGGATGGCGGGTAACAACCTCTCCGCCGCGATCATTGGGTAACAGTTGGGTAACTAGGCGCTTTCCTTGGCCTTGAGGGTCAGCCTGACCCTTCGCTTCGCTGACAGGGCTATCCTGGCGCGCCCATCAGCCCGCGGCGGCGGCGCATCTTCCCTAAACGACAGCCCGCTCACCATCTCAGCGAGTTGAAAAACTGACATATGAACAACCACCCTAGACTTACCGATCATGAATTCTCCTGGACGGTGTTCTCCAGGGAGGTTGTAGTAAACATCCCCTAGAGACTCACCATTCCTGTCATAATGAAGACCATTAATTGAAACGACTTTTTCATTAATTGAGATTTGTATCTCTTCCCCGTACATCGAATTTACGACAAGTATTTCGTCATTTATATCATTGATTACTCTAACAATGAAACTTCCTAGTTGCGAAGCGTGATCACCGACACTTTCGGCAATAGGGCGCATCCCCCATTGCTCATTCGCTGGCAATGAAAAATACGTCTCGGCGCATTGGGTGGCATCTGCGACAGTGTCGCTTGCCACGCACGCAAATAGAAGCTTGACGAATTCCGGTGTGCTTATTTCTGCGATCCTCTTTCCTTTGCTCTTCGGTAAAACGCCGTCATCAATCAGCTTCCGGGCGATGCTCTTGACCTTGGCAGGGGGCACATGCGTCCACTCGCCTATCGCATTCACGGCATCCATGATGCTCGACATATCCCACTCCGAAAACGCAAGCCGCATCGCGCGGCACCTGACCGCACATTGAAGAACGTTTTGGATTTCGTCAATGGAAAACGATTGGTTTCCTGCCGCAAGAAACCAAAGCCAGTTGACAGGCGCCTCTCCGGAAGGGTTACTGTGTCCCTCGAAGGGCACACGGAGGCACCGCAACTATCTCGAAAGAATGAGGCGGAAGTTCTGCTATCCTCCTGAACAGGCCCAGCGAAACAAGATGGAGCACATAGGACATGGGAAAGGCTGCCGAAACGATGTCTTCCGATCTGCGCATCATTCGCTTCCCGGAAGTGAAAAAGCGCGTCGGTTTCTGTGCATTCCACCTCCGCCGACTTGAGGCGAAGGGCGAATTCCCGAAGCGCGTCCGCATCGGGGCAAACTCTGTCGGATGGGTGGAGGCGGAAATCACCGCTTGGCTGTCCGCCAAGGTGGCCCAGCGCGAAGGCGCTTCCAATGTGGCCGCTTAATCGTCGTGGTGGTGGCGTCAGCGCTGTAACGCTGAGAAGCCCCACCATCGACGTGCTGACCGCCGCTGTAACGGCAGTCGAAGCAAGTTCACAGTCCTAACCCTGCCAAGGATCGAAACGATGAACTCGCACAATATGCGGGCAGAGCCCCCGCACGTCCAGACCGTATCTAGCGTACAAACCGGCAACACGTCGAATATCATCCCCTTCGACTTTGAGGGGACCGCCGTTCGGGCTATCGGCCGCGACGGCGAGCCGTGGTTCATCCTGGCT
The Azospirillum sp. TSA2s DNA segment above includes these coding regions:
- a CDS encoding ornithine cyclodeaminase family protein, whose product is MRTVSGAELRSVLHHRMLIERLRQTFRAGVESPPAHRHRVETYGTGDAALLIAPAWEVNQAIGVRIDSVFPDNAGSDLPQTQGVYLLVDGKTGVPQVLMDSSATLGRRSGAASSALAASYLARPDAERMLVVGTGPLALELVEAYTAVRPIRHVLVWGRDPQKARKLAARFHRPKFRIEATADLEGAVRGADIVACATTAREPLIRGDWLQPGQHLDLLGGVTPDMREADDDCIRRARVFVDSRDRTPAAAGDIAQPVSSGTLNPDDIAGDLFELSCGERAGRRFYDQITLFKSVGTALADLCAARLATEMVLHNDSIR
- a CDS encoding AlpA family transcriptional regulator → MGKAAETMSSDLRIIRFPEVKKRVGFCAFHLRRLEAKGEFPKRVRIGANSVGWVEAEITAWLSAKVAQREGASNVAA
- a CDS encoding SDR family NAD(P)-dependent oxidoreductase, which translates into the protein MNIQGLSAIVTGGASGMGAATARHLAGLGAKVTVLDVNEDAVLKTAHEIGGLGLVCDVTDGASAERAIDQARSAHGPARIAVNCAGIAPAQRIVGRDGPMPLENFRSVIEVNLIGSFNILRLAAADMAKLDPLDSGERGVIVNTASVAAYEGQIGQAAYAASKGGIVALTICAARDLARHGIRVMTVAPGLIGTPMLLNMPQEVQDSLAATVPFPKRFGKPEEYARLVQHILENEMLNGDVIRLDGAIRMAPQ
- a CDS encoding DMT family transporter; translation: MTVTSPMDAGPRMRVPTNQLLLGAGYMLLSALLFGIGNTAVHWAATVMNPLEVVFFRNLFSLLWMLPWALTAGAPACRTVLAERRLGPYVTRAVTTLCAMTAWFYAISRIPLPTATAVSFAIPLFVAAGAALVLRERVRPRRWAAVCVGFAGVMIVLRPGAAPVDLAFLALFVHCVAAAATVLQMRLLSRRDSASVIVTFLGLLVTPMALVPALFVWTWPSWSVLGGLVLLGGLLTLGQLAMTKALSLAESSAMMPYDYARLPFTAIVAWITFGQTMDAWGWVGALVIAGSALYTMHRDAADGRKTALERAQRA
- a CDS encoding YkvA family protein gives rise to the protein MTASSVSPSLGTGTALTVPDPDRVERDERLVRHRFWQKLRANLHRIPFLEDLLAAYFCATDPATPYRAKAILLGALAYFVLPVDAVPDWLLIAGFTDDAAVLAAAVQTVRANLTPAHWGRAKEVLRAETGADDAGTATRE